A segment of the Leptolyngbya sp. NIES-3755 genome:
GAGTGCTTTCACCAGTTTATTGATTACCTTTGGTTCGATTTACGATGTGAGTCAAGCATTAGTCTGGTTAGCAGGCAGTGTTTATGGACGGACTTGGGAGCAAGTTGTTTCATTACTTCCCTGGCTGGTTATCTTTGTACCTGCTGCATTTGGGTTAGCTCGGCATCTGAATATTTTGAACTTAGGGGAAGACATTGCGAAAGGATTAGGGAGTCGAGTGGAATGGCAGCGAGGATTGCTAGTGATTGTTGCAGTAGGGTTAGCAGGATCAGCGGTGGCAACGGCTGGAACGATCGGCTTTGTTGGATTGATCGCGCCTCATGTGGGACGGCAGTTAGTCGGTAATCGGCATGAAGGATTACTTCCGATTTCGGCGTTAATTGGGGGTGTGTTAGTGGTGTTAGCTGATTTTATCGGAAGAACAATGTTTGCACCGATCGAGCTTCCTTGTGGAGTGGTGACGGCTGTAATCGGTGCGCCGTTTTTTCTCTATCTACTCATCCGCGATCGACATTCCAAATAGTTGTTCTTCCTCTTCGTCTGGCGAAAACGTGAGAGAAGAGGGAATGCAGTCAAAAACGCGGATTCTAGCGACTTAGGAATCTTTTTCCAACTGAATCCGCCCTTGGTGCAATTTAGTTTCAATAAGTCAATGAGATCAAGGCAAATCTCGACAGGATGTGAGAACTCTGATTTAATCAACACTTAATGGAGTTTATTGACAAATATTATCATGTCTTTATCCGCAGCACTCACCGCTCAAAATCTCACACTTGGCTACGACGGAACCTCGATCGTTCAAGATTTGACTCTAGCAATTCCACCTGGAAAAATCACCGCTTTAGTCGGGGCAAACGGCTGTGGAAAATCAACACTCTTACGCGGATTAGCCAGGTTACTAAAACCTGTAAGCGGAGCAGTGTATTTGGACAGCAAATCGATTTTTAGTCGATCGACCAAAGAAGTTGCACAACAATTAGGACTCCTGCCGCAAAATCCGATCGCGCCTGAAGGATTGACGGTCAAGGATTTAGTCGCTCAGGGACGATATCCCTATCAAAACTGGTTGCAACAATGGTCTACTCAAGATCAAAGGATTGTGCAAAGAGCATTAGAGATTACTGATCTAGTAGAATTTGGCGATCGCGCTTTAGATACGCTCTCCGGTGGACAACGCCAACGAGCTTGGATTGCAATGGCGCTCGCACAAGATACCGAAATTCTTTTACTGGATGAACCGACAACCTTTCTAGACCTCGCGCATCAAATTGAAGTTTTAGATTTGCTCTATGACCTAAATCAGCAGCAGAGAAGAACGATCGTGATGGTACTGCACGATCTGAATCAGGCTTGTCGCTATGCCGATTATTTGGTCGCGGTCAAGGATGGGAAAGTGTTTGCAGCAGGTAATCCCCAATCGGTAATGACTGAGAAGTTTGTGCAAGCTGTATTTAACTTAGAGTGTCGAGTGTTTCCAGATCCGATCGCAGGCACACCCATGTGCATTCCCATTAGTCAGAAAGCGCGGGAACAGCAATAATGTGCAGATGGTCGTAATAACAACGACTGCGACCAGTCCCGCACCTGAAGAAATCCCTAACACAAAGGAATCTGCCAAACTGTTCCGCAGCATCGCTTGGAGCATCGCACCAGAAAGCCCTAGAGATGCCCCAACTAGCACTCCTGCAACAATTCGAGGAATTCTCAAGTCCCAAATGATTGTTTGATGAGTCGCATCACCCCGCTTGAGTAAAGCTTGCCAGACTTCTACTAGGCTCAGCGATACTGAACCTTTAGATAAGGCAAGAATCATTAGGTCAAAAAGCGCGATCGCAAGTCCGATAGAGAGAATCAGCGATCATGAGTTGGAAACAGAATAGTGCTTCAAGGAAGTCTAGAGTAACAATAGAATTCTGATTTCAACAGAAGCCAAAGTACAGTCATTTGACCTCTGTTGAAATGTTGTAACAGCTTAGGGCGTAGCAGGGGGAGATTCAGCAGGTGCAGGCTCTGGTGGAGGCGCGGCAGGTTCGGGTGCTGGTGCAACAGGTTCCGGTGCAGGCTCTGGTGGAGGCGCTTCTGGTGGCGCAACGGGTTCTGGCGCGGGTTCGGGTGCTGGTGCAGCAGGTTCGGGTGCAGGCTCTGGCGGTGCTTCTGGAGTTGGTGCAACGGGTTCTGGCGGGGGCGCAGGAGTTGGTGCAGGCTCCGGTGGTGGTGGGGTGGTTGGTGCAGGAGACGATGGCGAACTTTGAGGCGGTGTAGTAGGTTCAGTCGCAGCAGCAGGTGGTTTTTGCTGTTGGGCTTCGCGTTGGATGCGTTCTTGCTCTAGGCGTTCTTGTGCGGCTCGTTCGGCTTCACGGGCTGCCCGTTCTTGTTCTTCTTGGCGACGACGATCGGCATTTTGACGCTGAAAATCGGAACCTTCTTGCTCAGAAGTTACCCGGATTCGTTGACCTTGGAAACCACTTTCTGAGGATTCGTATCTGCGCCGCCGGATGGCTTCTTCAGCTTTGCGATCGACTTCGGCATTCCCGCTCGATGTTCTCAACCGCACGTTGGTTACATTACCGTCTTTATCCACATCGAAATCGAACCGTGCTGAACCCTCTGCACCTAGATAGTCGTCTAAGTTGCAGTTATCTTTGCACCGGGGACGATTACGGCGCGATCGAGCAGGCTGATCCGATGACTCACGCGGCGGAGCTTCACGAATGGCAGTGGTTTGGGGAGATGGACTCGGTTTTCCTTGTTGTCCGGAGCCTGTGCTGTTTCCGGTTCCGTTTCCAGTTCCATTACCAATCCCGTTTCCGGTTCCACGATTTCCGATGCCGTCACCCGTTCCGTTGCCAGAACCATTTCCCGTACCATTTCCGGTTCCGGTGCTGGTTCCAGGCGTTTGTGCATTATTTGACTGAGCCGCAACTGCGCTGTTTGCAGATGCAGGATTAGTTTGTCCAGGCTGGGGGCTGGTTTGGGCAGTGGGTGTTGTGGATGGATTGGGTGAAGGGGTTGGATTGGGTGAAGGGCTGGGCGTTGGGGTCGGACTTGGTGAAGGGCTAGGACTTGGTGAAGGGCTAGGACTTGGTGTGGGATCAGGGGTGGGACTAGGGGTTGGCGTGGGACTCGGTGAAGGGCTGGGAGTCGGGGCTGGAGTAGGTGGAATTTGTTCTGCGATTTCTGGTTCTGCAATCTCTGGTTCTGGAACGGGTTCGATCGCAGATTCGGGAGGAGCTTGTGCGATCGCAACCGCATCCGGTGGAGGAGGAGCGCTGGGATTCGGATTAAACAGCGCAAATTGCTCACTGCCGCCACCGCTGCCACCTGCGTCAGTTGCAGACTCATTTTCAGGAGGTGGTTCGTCGGGCTGATCTTCTGCAATAATTTCGATTTCTTCTTCGGCAACAGTTGGTTGCGTGAGCGGCTTCCAGAGCAGAAAGAACAAAGGGATCAGGAGCAAATGCAGCGCGATCGCTCCTGTGAAACTGAAGGGCAAAAACCGTTTCAGACGCGCAGTTTCTTTCTTCCGTTGCTCGACGACTTCTGGAACGAAACTCATGATTTGTTGATAATTAGTTGCATCAGACATCTTTATTACGCTAATGGTCGATCGAATATCTGTCAATGGATCAAGTTGAATTGAAGCGAGTAGAACTTATCTGAATTAGTGCTCATCCGCTAACCCTAAGCGAAATGTCGATTTGAAGAAGGTTATGGATTTTTACATCGCTAAATTCTTAGAAATACTTGACAGTGATTTGCATTAGTTTTACGCTGCATTAATCTGTTGTCTTGTCGCCCCAACGCAAGAAACTATAGACAAAATTTAAACGGTTACAGAAGCAAGCTGGAGTAGATGGAATGAATAACGCGATCGAAACTCTCAGAGCGGGCGGGATTGTCATGATC
Coding sequences within it:
- a CDS encoding hypothetical protein (hypothetical protein OSCI_2750009;~similar to AA sequence:cyanobase_aa:LBDG_49790) — protein: MSDATNYQQIMSFVPEVVEQRKKETARLKRFLPFSFTGAIALHLLLIPLFFLLWKPLTQPTVAEEEIEIIAEDQPDEPPPENESATDAGGSGGGSEQFALFNPNPSAPPPPDAVAIAQAPPESAIEPVPEPEIAEPEIAEQIPPTPAPTPSPSPSPTPTPSPTPDPTPSPSPSPSPSPSPSPTPTPSPSPNPTPSPNPSTTPTAQTSPQPGQTNPASANSAVAAQSNNAQTPGTSTGTGNGTGNGSGNGTGDGIGNRGTGNGIGNGTGNGTGNSTGSGQQGKPSPSPQTTAIREAPPRESSDQPARSRRNRPRCKDNCNLDDYLGAEGSARFDFDVDKDGNVTNVRLRTSSGNAEVDRKAEEAIRRRRYESSESGFQGQRIRVTSEQEGSDFQRQNADRRRQEEQERAAREAERAAQERLEQERIQREAQQQKPPAAATEPTTPPQSSPSSPAPTTPPPPEPAPTPAPPPEPVAPTPEAPPEPAPEPAAPAPEPAPEPVAPPEAPPPEPAPEPVAPAPEPAAPPPEPAPAESPPATP
- a CDS encoding iron compound ABC transporter permease (similar to AA sequence:cyanobase_aa:LBDG_49730); its protein translation is MILALSKGSVSLSLVEVWQALLKRGDATHQTIIWDLRIPRIVAGVLVGASLGLSGAMLQAMLRNSLADSFVLGISSGAGLVAVVVITTICTLLLFPRFLTNGNAHGCACDRIWKHSTL
- a CDS encoding ATP-binding protein of ferrichrome ABC transporter (similar to AA sequence:cyanobase_aa:LBDG_49840), which codes for MSLSAALTAQNLTLGYDGTSIVQDLTLAIPPGKITALVGANGCGKSTLLRGLARLLKPVSGAVYLDSKSIFSRSTKEVAQQLGLLPQNPIAPEGLTVKDLVAQGRYPYQNWLQQWSTQDQRIVQRALEITDLVEFGDRALDTLSGGQRQRAWIAMALAQDTEILLLDEPTTFLDLAHQIEVLDLLYDLNQQQRRTIVMVLHDLNQACRYADYLVAVKDGKVFAAGNPQSVMTEKFVQAVFNLECRVFPDPIAGTPMCIPISQKAREQQ
- a CDS encoding iron ABC transporter permease (similar to AA sequence:cyanobase_aa:LBDG_49960), translating into MSDWISPVLSFRLDRRVLSIAALLLALGFAAIVLNVGRGEYPIAVLNIVKTLFGIDTGNPDHAFVIHTLRFPRTLVAFMVGIALSISGTIFQGLTRNPLADPSIIGINTGASLAAVSVIVLFPDAPVYALPFSAFAGAALMAALIYGLAWNGGSSPILLILMGIGLSAIASAFTSLLITFGSIYDVSQALVWLAGSVYGRTWEQVVSLLPWLVIFVPAAFGLARHLNILNLGEDIAKGLGSRVEWQRGLLVIVAVGLAGSAVATAGTIGFVGLIAPHVGRQLVGNRHEGLLPISALIGGVLVVLADFIGRTMFAPIELPCGVVTAVIGAPFFLYLLIRDRHSK